The genomic interval GAATGAGACACGCGAGGGCACTTCGAGCACCAATCGTCACTGAAGATACGCTTCGCGCCAATGGCCTCCCACCAAGAAATGTGTGGATATTTTCGACGGCTGTGTATAATAATGAGGGACAAAGATAGCGAGCCTGCCTGATGCAGTGAAGTGGCTACACTGTCTGAGATCGCCCGCTACTAAGAAGAGAGGTTCGACCGGGGGGAGGTATTATGAAAGTGAAAGCATGGCTTTTGGTGGTTCTGCTTGTCGCGTTTAGTGTCTGTGTTGTTACCGGCGCCGTTCACGCGCAGGGCGTAAAGACGCTCAAGGTAGGCACGGTTCTCCCGCTCAACTTCGGGCTTGGGGTCGACACAAAAAAAGCTCTGGAGATGCTGGTTGGCCAGTTTAATGATGCAGGCGGCATTACAATCAAAGGCCAGACGTACAAGGTCCAGCTGATCGTCTATGACGATAAATGGACTGCGGAGGCCGGCCGGGCAGCCCTGGAGCGGCTCGTCTATCAGGACAAGGTCCAATACATCATCAGCATCATCTCTTCTCCAACCATGGTTTCGGGCCTGAACATGATTGAAGAGAACAAAATCCTGAACCTGTTCAGCGGGACGAGCCTGAGAGCCATGAATCCCAAACTGCGCTACACCTTCGGGACATCCACCACCCGAACCAGCCTGATGCCTTTATGGGCTGTGGCGAAAAAAATCTTTCCCAACGCAAAAACAACCGTATTTATATCCCCTAACGACGAGGGAGGCAAGGCGCGTGCCGCCGAAGAGAAGCAGGTTGCAGAGGCTAACGGCATAAAGGTGCTCGATACACTTTTTCATCCGCGGGACGCGGTAGATTTCACCGCCCTGGCAGTGAAGGCAAAGAGCCTGAATCCCGATATCATGGACTACCCCGGTGCTGATTCCGGCACACAGTTCGGCCTGGAGCTCAAAGCGGTGTACGCGGCCGGCTTCAGAGGCAACGCGCATTTGAGCGCCATTGCACCAAAGCTTGATGAAGTAATGCAGGTGGCGAGTATCGAGGCACTGGAAGGTCTCCTGTGCAACATCAAACCCACCGAATTGCCCAACCCTCCTCCGCTTGCAAAGAAATTCAAGGATGACTTCACCAGGACCTATGGAAAATGGTCTGAAGCTGCATTTCCCTGGATTCCCGCCTGGCCCGCGCTGCTCGAAGCCTTCAAGAAGGCTGACAGCGTCGATCCTACGACAGTCTCCGATTACATCGCCTCCAAGGGCCTGTTCTGGGATCGGATCGACGGTCCTGCCAGAATGGTAAGAAGGCCTGATCTCGGGAAC from Syntrophorhabdales bacterium carries:
- a CDS encoding ABC transporter substrate-binding protein; this encodes MKVKAWLLVVLLVAFSVCVVTGAVHAQGVKTLKVGTVLPLNFGLGVDTKKALEMLVGQFNDAGGITIKGQTYKVQLIVYDDKWTAEAGRAALERLVYQDKVQYIISIISSPTMVSGLNMIEENKILNLFSGTSLRAMNPKLRYTFGTSTTRTSLMPLWAVAKKIFPNAKTTVFISPNDEGGKARAAEEKQVAEANGIKVLDTLFHPRDAVDFTALAVKAKSLNPDIMDYPGADSGTQFGLELKAVYAAGFRGNAHLSAIAPKLDEVMQVASIEALEGLLCNIKPTELPNPPPLAKKFKDDFTRTYGKWSEAAFPWIPAWPALLEAFKKADSVDPTTVSDYIASKGLFWDRIDGPARMVRRPDLGNTKYCDSVSEALYGQIKQGKIVHVATMSRDEVVATCEKVFGPGWK